In Coffea eugenioides isolate CCC68of chromosome 4, Ceug_1.0, whole genome shotgun sequence, the genomic stretch CCATAATTAAGTATCCTTCATAAATCTTTTTCACTTCATTAATGGTAAAAGATCCATATTAAGATCATTTTCAACAACTAAAACGAGATGAACAGTCTGGGCTTTTCTAAGCATTGTCGCATGAggaagttttttttaaaaagaaaattatctAGGAAGTCACTAAGCTTTTTGGATGGTAAAGTTTTGACTACTCAACTTTTAAGAGTATGTATTTATCCACTAAACTATTATAAGTGTAAATTTTTTCCATTCCGTCTGTTTTTACTATTAAGTCCAACAGATTTAAAAGTTACACGAGTTACAAGACATAACTAAATTTGGCAAATATAACGAAGAAAATACATGGAATGGCccaaaatttacatttttttatagtttattaggtaaatacatttttttttaaaagttgaGTGGTCAAAACtctattatttgaaaattttagctgcTACCAGAGTAACTTGCTCTTGTTTAAATTATAACCCAAAATTTGAGCCTACTTGATTTCGTTTCTCTGAATCCCAAAATTTTCGTTTTGGTTCCAATTGATTGGGTTCTTATTTGGTGCCTCGCGGCTGTTGCACTTGAGTTTTCCAACATTTTTGGTATGGTTCTTGAATTCTTTTATGGCGCCCAAGATATAACGATTTAGTGCCTTGTATTATTGTTAGAAATATTTAGAGTTTGAAACGAAGCAAATAGCATCTTTAGAACTAAATCTCAAACGACATCTTTATGAGTAACTAGTTTTTTCAGCCTCACGCAATGCGTGAGGATGCCCTGGGTCTATGTTAATCAAGATCAAATGAAGGCAAGTGGATTAATGTAAAATGGTTATATATTTAATACATGATAGGTGTTAATAAATGTGGACAATTTGACTTTAGGTAAATTGAATATTGTTGTTACTCATTTACTCATTTGATTTGTAATTTTCTCTTAGATAGTCAGTCTTTGGCTTAAGATCTTTGCGAATTCTTGATCTTATAAATAAATGATGCATTCATTTAAAATGTACAAGTACATACATATATCATAAATATGGTGACGCTGATCACTTTTAAAATTATGCACACACTATTTGTATCTAATCAAGAATGAAATAAGTTTAAACAAGATCAGCTAGGTGAGAGTGCGAAAACTTTACCTTGTAAAACCGCCAAATCCAGGTCTTCAATTGGAGAAAGAAACACATCCAATATGTTGCTTTTCAGATGGTTTTCTTCTCAAGATTACATAGGCAATACAGCTTTGTGCGGCTCCCACAGACCGCTTCGGACACCACCTAGTGCCCACTCACCAGGGGAACTCAAGCAACTATAACTATACGATAAAGATACAAATACACGTCTGAACTCTGAAGCACAAACACAAAAACCACCAAAGTTGACCAAGCACACAACCGAAGCACGAATGCAAAAGCCACCGAAGTTGCCCATAATTTAGGCAGTGGATCTATTTTACAAATGGGGTAACAAACTCGTGTTTAAAATCCAAAAATATGTATTTATAGAATCATTTTTTCATGCacgaaagaaaaattggaactactgtaaaagtttaaaaattataatccatttcttaaattgcatattttttttatgaagaaagtttatccttttgcaaaaaaaaaaaaaagtttacacAGCTACGGGATACCTTCATATTTTTAGTAACAAACTCGTGTTTAAAATCTGAAAATATGTATTTATAGAATCATTTTTTCATGCTCGAAAGAAAAATTGGGACTACTGTAAAAGTTTAAAAACTATAATCCATTTCTtaaattgcatatttttttttatgaagaaaGTTTATccttttgtaaaaaaaaaaaagaaaaaatgtttaCATGGCCACGGGATtccttcatattttttttttaattttttttccaaaacaggagGACTCTCTTGTTTATATTGACAGTATACATTTTCACATTTTAATGCATATTATTTAATCCAAATTTGAATTCTAATATCAACTTTTGTATATATGACATGTATCCAAAAATGATagtgagtgtgtttggattgaaatgatttgaaaaaaataatttgcttcacaaattccaatcacctttttatctcacatatatcacatcataaaatatgctacagtaattatctcaaataaatcatccaaataaactcttatccaaataAACTCAGTGTATACTGTATATTCTGAAACTCTTGGTTGAAATGTAAGATAATTAAAGAATATTTCATAAAGCTACATATGCAAAACAGTGGAAATGTAAGATGCTACTTTCAACGTGAATCAAACACAAAGATGCCAAGTTTCATCGTTCTATTACAACAAGAAAAGTTTGCTTGCATGATATAGCACTATTAATGCCTTACACGAAGAGAACTAAAAAGGATAATAATGGATATGCCATATTATATCTAAAAGTTGAAGCACTCAAAATTGGTCCAACTTCCACCATACATACACCCAAACCCTAAGAAAACAAATCGAATGTTCCAATTTCTAGGTTTCAATTTTTATAGCAAGCCTAATTAAGGatataaacaaaaattaaaactttGAATGAAGAAAATACGAATAAAAGTATCTAAAGCTAAAGGTTGGGTAGTACATTACTTTTCTGAAATTTCGTatcaagaattagttcaaacaTGTTCAATAATTCTTTTCTCGTTATACATAATAGTGATTAAGGCACACTCAGATGTGTGTATAACTAATTAGAAtaaaaatatttgtaataataattcTCTTATAAAAGTGAAGTATTATAGGGGAAACAAGTGCATGGGCTTAATTTCGGTGATGTtaataaagaaaaattgaagaaatgtGTGTCAAATATAGTAGATAAACATGGAGAACTTGAACGTAAAAATACGGGAAGATTCGAAGTTATagtaaaattgttgttttattattttgttagaGAATAAATCCATTTTATCCTTTATAATaaaggcaaaaaaaataaaaaaaaaaagaagaaagaactaACAATACAACACCGTAAAGGGTATCAAGCTTTATATATGGCACATATATGCTTCCTAAAAAATGCCACTGGAGGGAGAGGGGAAAGAATTCTAGTGTCTGAACTCTGGAGCAAGAGGGCAAGCCCAAACAAATTCCTATGAAATGCGATTGGAATTGTCGAAATTTACAGCATAACCAGTCCATCTGCCTATGAAAAAGCCACCGAAATTGCTCAAAATAACCGGATAACCGGTCCACGAGCACTGTAGCAACTCCAACTCGCGCTTTTAGTATAGTAAAGATATACCATTTTAGGAGTTACAAAATCCCATACATCATAATTGGGGTTTAAGCCCATCCTAGACCAAGCTCACTTGATTTTTACATAAAATAACGTTGCTCGCCCTCAACATAACAGTGATCCACCCTAGCCATCACATAATCTGAACATAATTGCTTTTTTACTCTAACTTGTACTTTTGTGTAAGTGCATTACACATTTTATGGGATTAATTCCACTTTGCACACTTCAACTATACACAAATTCTCACTTTGATTTCTAAACTTTAAATTAGGATACTTTTATCTATAAAGTATAACATCTAATCCACTTTTAGTTCGTTAAGTATAAAATTTATCACACTTTAGCCTCTAAAGTAAAAATTTGTCTCACTATCTTTCTTAAACTATAACATTTGTCCTACTTAAATATAAAATATGTTTTACTTCCGTCAAatgattttacttaaatagGATAAATTCTATACATTTTAAGGACTGAAGTGtcttattttaaaatttaaggATCAAGGTGAAAATTCGAGTATAATTGAAGGGTGCAAAGTGAAATTTAACCTTTAACTATCCATGCAATTGGGCTTAGAGGAAGCAACAATTAAGAGCCTGAAGTACAAGCAGCTATCAATTCAAAAATCATAGGGTGCTTAAGATTTTGCCCCACAAAAAGGTCACCCAATGCCCCTTACATTATGCTAGTTCATATTTCTAAAATATGCAACAATCCAAGTGCCAGAACATCCAGCAGGCTTGTAGCCATGGTTTGAAGGCTCCTTAAGATCTACACTGGGCAAGACATGACGCGTCTAGCCATGGTTCGAAGGCTCCGTCCTGAGTCAGATTCTGTGGCAACAAACACCAAATGTCTGATCAGAAGATGCTACTACAAGTACACTAAATATTTAGGAGAATATAAGATGCAATAAAACCAGCGTTCAAGGTATATTAGTGATGCTGGCACAGGTGAGATTCTCATTGCTTCTCAGAATCCATGGCAAACGATGGTGATTGATTAAGTCGATCAAAATAACCGGCCTTCTTTACATACTAGAACCATGCAGTGATGATTCAAGCAGCCAAACAAGCAATTCCTCTCCAAAACACTTAAAACCAAGCCCTCCTCACCCAACCAAAAGAGAGCGGAAAAAGCAAGAGAATGCAACTGAACACAGAAGAAATTGCAATGCTAACTAGGTCTGAAATAACTactatttgaatcattttccTGAGAAACAATCACGTCTGTTTTCCACTATTTGGAACCTAAAATGgacaatcaaattaaccaaaaagaacaaaatttgtCAATCCTATTGATTGGTTATTGTTCTATATTCTTGTTAACTATTTAAATATCTGAGAAAAGTATGTGGAAGGCTAGATTTTTGTGATAGTACGGAGTGGAAGTAGTATTCTAGTTTTTATATCCCTCATGGTTATAAATGAAAGCAGGCTAAAACACAAGGCAAAAGAGGACAAAAAAATGTTGTCCATCAATAAGATGTAGTGCGCCTAGGAAAGACAATACAGGATCTTAAGATTGTAAATCTGCCATTTGAGATAACATATATGTAGAGTATTAACCCTCAAATGGAATATAAATCCAATAAGTAAATaaacttttaattcttatctcTTAAGATCTGGTAAAAGCAGTGTATTTTGAAATTCCAAATCTACTTTTCGGAAGTTTAGTTGATAAAAACTGCATATCGTACTGCTAATACTTTTAATGCCATTTAACAAGAGAacaaacaattcatcaaaaggAAAACTAAAATGTTTCTAAGCGAAAAGATAAAACTATATTTCATCAATAAACTGTTCTTTAGGTAAGAACTTAGTTAAACTAGGGGGAAAAGATTCTCTGCTAGGTGAACTCCCAAAACATATGAAAAACAGTGAAGAACAAGCCAATAGCCACTTGCCTGTAACCAAAAGAAAAACCCGCGTAACAAGTTCAAGTCTTCATGGGGTGTTTTGGCTGCTTGAAGCTTTCTACGAAGATCTGCAAGGTTACAAAGAATAACTAATCATCTCAAATAAAAGGTTGCTATTTCTCATGACTTGTCCATTCTACAAAAATTAGCACAAGCATATCACTTACCTAGGTGATGAATTTAGCCTGATAATTTAAGAGAGCACAGCAAAGAAAAATTAACTAGCTAGAGTCCCCACAtgaaactcaaaagaaaatggaacaaTAGAAGAGCAGATGGTTGGTTTAACTTTCTGCTTATACTTAAGATAGAGTTAGATCCCAATCTTTATTAAAGGCTAGTACATACTGATTCCCAAGGAGCAGTTTGCAACTATACATGCAGCATTTCTTTTTACTTTCAATCCCTTTCCACTGTGTACTTCtttatattttgtaatttttcccttttgcaGTAGTGGCAGTATTTCAGTTCAAGCATGGTCTAGAAAGTCTTCTTGTTTCACCCACAACTTACAAAAAACCTGTGCAAGCATTCCTAGTAACACATTAATTACCAGAATGATGCTTGAGAAATAAAATCACATTCAAATCTACAAAGCTTTTTGGGACTCAAACTCTGATAATGGCAACATGTTATTATGAAACTTTGTCTAGGCTTAGCAGGTGATATATAACTGAAAGAAACAAGCAAGTGATAAATATAGCTTCTTAGCTCCTATCGCCTCAACTGACAAATGTCACTCCATGATGACAATTTAGGTGAGGATTAAAGTCCTAAACCCATTCTTAAATAGACTCGAGGGGATGTTAGTTCCCAGcactaaaccaaaaaaaaaaaaaagaagaaaaaacctcttattcccccccccccacaaCTTTGTCTCGGAAGCTAGATGTTAGGCCGACCAGTCTCAACATCAAGACACATCATTAAAGCTAACAAAGAAGAATAATCACATCAGAACTTTGCAAGCTTGAGCTAATGAGAGGGAAAATTGACTTAGGTGACAGATCCATAGCACTCATCAGAATAAAAACAGTCTCACAGCATGTGTAGCAACATTTAGACAACATGaaatgtaaaataaaaaggaaagcaccAGAAGATAATTGAATTACCATCGTGATGATCAAGATATGATTTTCCATCTTTATTTATTGAATAGGTCATATCCCTCCCATTGCGCAAGTCCATGTTACGGGCTATTGGCTTTCGAGCAAGGATAAGCTGCCCAAGCATTTGGTGTTCCTTTAAGTCGTATGGCTTTCTTAAAATCCTCATCACTTGTTCCCTGAACGGGGAATGACTGCTTGAAGTGCCAATATAATGGCAGTTATCATCTCCCATGACCTTAATTATTAGCAAAAGAAATTGTACAAGTCATAATTACAGAAATCGCACCATTTATTTGGAGAATAAAAATGcagattaaaataaaaaagtaaacaaCGGCAAGGAAGCAGAAGAGTGATATACACTAGCATGAGATCCTCCAGCAGTTGCAGGGAGCTTTGTGCTTTCTTCCATGTTATATGTACAATTATTTGTCTGGGCATCTGGTGGATACTCATCACTCTCATATACTATAGGGGATGCATTTTTGTATTTCAGAACAAAATTTTCACCATCAAATCTTAAACAATTGATGTATCTCTGATAATCATCTTCACAttcatcattattttttttcttgacctTCATTGACTTTCTCAAGATTTGAGACTTGCTGCACTCCTTACTTTGCATATCAGTCTTATACTTTCCACCAGATGCACAGAAGCCTCCACTGCCAAGATCTTCAACCAAGTATGCCTGATTCCCTGAAGGATTAGAATCAGTGGGTTTGGACCTAATATCATCCTCAACCACAAACTGCCTCTGTTTTTTAGCAAGATCACTGAACACTAGTGGAGAATCTAACTCAGAACCACCTGAAGAATCAGATGTATCATCTCCAACATTGCCCCCTATTGCTGCCTTCATGTCCCCGGAGTTACCTAGGCTCTCATCATCACAGCTGTCTTCTGCATCGTACTTTAGAGGCTCAGATAATCCATTCTTTTCGTTAACTTGAAGCACAAATGAGTTTCCATTTACTATTAGACTACTCAAAAAAATCTCATAATGTGGATCATTGTCCAGAGCATCATCATTCATGCTGTTATCATTGCAGTCataatttgttaaaaattgCCTATAATCTTCATCTACATCAGCCTCAAAAAATGCAAACCtttttgagttttccttcaaAGAATCAGCTTTGCAATTCTTGTGCGGATGATTAACGTTACCATATTTCCTCTTAGATGCCAAAACAGGGTCCGTGTGATCAAAAGGACTAATACCCATGTCAACAGCTTTCTGCTAATCACTCTTAACTTCGCAGTCTTCACCCTGCATTAACATTTCAATAGGCACAATTAGAATATATGTGCCATGCAAAATGGTTAAATTCTGAGTTACAAGTCCAGTAAAAAGCGATCTTTAAATTGCTCTGTCAAAATTCATGCACTAACCCCATATTGTAATCCGAAAATTAAAATATTCCTTAACAATTATGAGCTAAATAACAAAAACTATCCTCTGCTTGGTACCGTTCCAAAAACGATGCCGTACCAAATCAAAAATCAGAAAACAAACAGCATCCCAAAATAAATCAAGAAATCAGAACCAAATCAAAAATCACCCAAGAACAATCCATCTGCTTGACTTGAAAAAAGTTAATGCGGCAAAGGCAATGACAATCCTTCAATCCCCCAAGAACATCCCGAAAGTACTGATAACTAAAATTCATTGGACACAATCAATGTAAGACATATACTCCCAAGAAAACTATCAAGAATCTTATCCCCATACCAGAATTTAGGACGCACTTGTCTCCTTCAAAACCATTCAAAGAACAGCCAAGTTGTGCGCGAGAATTGCCAGATGGTATTTTAGCGAAAAAAATTGACGCCGCATGGTGACGGAGaagtaggcctgtcaacgggtcgggtctagacccggatccggaccggatccgtgaaattattgcgggtatgggtagggatttaattccgtttcccggatccggatccggatccgttttgtcaaacaaaaaaacgggtcggatacggaatatagcattccgacccgtattagacccggatccggatataaatgaattaataatttaaaaaatatatatttatcaatataatttgattagggtgatgtattttaataaagttaatttgatttcttttcttatttggttttttctttgcattagttagaaattagtttacaaatatatttttttctcatttttattagaaattataaattttggtaaatttgttcgggtagacccggatccggatccgggacccgccggatccggatccggaacatagaataaaagacccgtcgggtaaacgggtcggatccggatccggcataataattcgggtccgggtccggaataatgaattccggcccggacccggcccgttgacagccctacgGAGAAGACGCGAGGAGAggtttgtatttttcttttccacACTATTCAACTCTTCCACGACACGAGAGACCCCAAAGTTATTAAACCCAACTCGGGAGGGACCGGCGAACGAGGTGAGTCAACGGATTATTGGTTCAACTAGTGGGTGAGTTGTTGAACCGATGgatcactaaatatatttaaatattatatttcataattttttatataagatatatgatataaattataaaaaataatgtCATAGCAAATGCTCatataatttaatttgctataaaataattaattcatataagaatcaataaAATATTAAGTTATTTAGTAATATACCAAActtcaagtataaaattttatctatgtttagtgtaattatctaacttatttatgaattttaagtgcaaaaaattattaaaaataatatttgtctttaaaatgaaTTATATAATATGTCATTTTTTAAGTccattttataacttatagagtttgggggtcataaatttttattaaaagattccaaataaatttgttttagaaaaataaaaaaaaaagataaagttGACAAAACGTTTATATATTATGAGTAAGCTACTTAATCAACAAATGGTGAAGTAGCTTGGTGGTGTGCGCCTTGCTGCTGTAAGGACCTGAGGTCCAAGGTTCGAGTTCTAGCAAAGGAATAAAACTTTTATACGAAATCCGGTTCGTAGACAAAATCGGCTAGGTTTCCAGTTTCATCCGGTCGAATCGCCGGTCCGTTGACTGAACAGGACCTGAGGTCCAAGGTTCGAGTTCTAGCAAAGGAATAAAACTTTTGTACGGATTAACTGAACAGGACCTGAGGTCCAAGGTTCGAGTTCTAGCAAAGGAATAAAACTTTTATACGAAATCCGGTTCGTAGACAAAATCGGCCAGGTTTCCAGTTTCATCCGGTCGAATCGCCGGTCCGTTGACTAGTTCAGCGATTTGATTGCTTAAACGATCTAATTTAAAACCCAACCTGGTCCAATGTTCGGTTCATCGGTTTGATCGGTTCGACCGCGCGGACCGGATcggatttaataactatgctgCAAACCGAAAAatagaaaactaaaaaaaaaaatgaaatacataataaacttttaattttaatagAGAGAGACGTAATCAAAGAGTTTTATTTCTTCACACACCCCCCTAATTCATTATCCGATCGCCGAGGAATTGCACTAAAATAGGCATGTTAATGAGTAGGGTCTGGGTTGGATTCCTTTGATCCAGATCCAGATTCATTTAATTTAGTTAGACCCAGACTCAGATTCAAACCTGTTCGGATATGAAAAAGTAAGTTCATACCCAAACCCTTATGGATCTGGCTATCCAATGGGCATTTTGTAAACATACTAAAGTAAATATGTATATAGAATGTATAGAGttcataaataatataaatgtcatccaattttttgttttcaaataataaaattaacattcaataagttgaatgcaatattgtgaattcaaaaaaagaattattattgACTACTTCTATATATTTTCAAAGATTCAACTGCATCCACATccaatatttcatttgtttgcctttaccttttctcctttttttgaaaaagtttgTACCAATTACAATGACAACTAagattagtttttaaaaaagaaaacaaccataacatatataaatatttagtcttattaaaaaaatataattttgtacctctttttcttatttaaatctCAATATTGGTAGATGTCTCGCAATCCAGTACTAAAATAGTGAATGAGATAAAAGTCATTTGATTAAGGACCGATAGCAACTAAATAatagaataaaaaaatttataaatacttattcatttttttttattcaattcaaTCATCAGTCATCACTATTGTTTCAACCATATCTAGAAGCAATTTGGCACGAGTTTCATCAATCGCCCAACCACCAACACTAAAATGCAAATTCTGATGCCATAAAATCTTACTGTATTCGATCCAATAGCCATAAAATAtcatattattttataaatttactaatatatattatttaattaaatatatatgGATCTGAGTAAAGTCTGGTatggatttggatttggatatgAATTCTAGAAAACCAGACCCTACCCAGACCCACAACTCTCTCACACGATCTGGGTctggatttgagaaattaaatccaaaccctACCCAAATATATTGGATTTGGATTAGATTTGGGTAATACCCAACCCATTGGCATGCCTACACTAAACCAGCTTGCttgtattttttcctttttttttttcacttttaagCAGCCCAATTTAGtactcacaaaaaaaaaaaaaactctcc encodes the following:
- the LOC113768408 gene encoding uncharacterized protein LOC113768408; protein product: MGISPFDHTDPVLASKRKYGNVNHPHKNCKADSLKENSKRFAFFEADVDEDYRQFLTNYDCNDNSMNDDALDNDPHYEIFLSSLIVNGNSFVLQVNEKNGLSEPLKYDAEDSCDDESLGNSGDMKAAIGGNVGDDTSDSSGGSELDSPLVFSDLAKKQRQFVVEDDIRSKPTDSNPSGNQAYLVEDLGSGGFCASGGKYKTDMQSKECSKSQILRKSMKVKKKNNDECEDDYQRYINCLRFDGENFVLKYKNASPIVYESDEYPPDAQTNNCTYNMEESTKLPATAGGSHASVMGDDNCHYIGTSSSHSPFREQVMRILRKPYDLKEHQMLGQLILARKPIARNMDLRNGRDMTYSINKDGKSYLDHHDDLRRKLQAAKTPHEDLNLLRGFFFWLQNLTQDGAFEPWLDASCLAQCRS